The nucleotide sequence AAAGATATTGAGCACTCTAATGCTTATTATCTTAAGAGTGGCATAGCAGTCATTCATAAAAAGCCTACCCCCGTTCAAATAGTGAATGTTCACTATCCTAACGAAGCAAGGCTGTGATAAATGAAGCTTATTTTCGTACACCTTCAACAACTGATTATAACGGTGTTTATAATGGTTATTATATCGATTTTGAGGCAAAGGAAACGAAGAAATAAAACTTCTTTTCCATTAAATAATATTCACTCGCATCAAGTTGAACATATGAAAAATACATATCTTCAAAAGGAATTGTTTTTCTTATGATACGTTTTAAAACGCTTGATGAAGTCTATATTTTGCCTTATTCAAAATTTGAATTTTATGGGAAAGATACATCCAAGAAATTAAAAAATCGATTACTGTTGAAGAAATTCGGAAAAATGGTTACCATATTCCTTATCAATATCAACCAAGATTGGATTACCTCAAAGCAGTGATAAGTTGATATTAGATGAAAGTGAGGACCGCGTATGACGGAAAATAAAGGGTCTTCTCAACCTAAAAAGAATAATAGTAAAACTGGTGGGAAGTCCGACGGAAAAAAGAATAGGAATGTTAAGAGAACGATCATCAAGATCATTGGCTTTATGATTATCGCCTTTTTCGTTCTGTTGCTACTTGGTATCTTGTTGTTTGCTTACTATGCATGGAAAGCACCAGCTTTTACCGAGTCCAAATTAGAAGATCCAATTCCAGCTAAGATTTACGATAAAAATGGAGATCTGGTTAAAACATTGGATAACGGCCAACGTCATGAACACGTCAACATTAAAGACGTGCCTAAAAATATGAAATACGCCGTTTAGCTACAGAAGATAATCGATTCTATCATCATGGTGCGCTAGATTATAAACGTTTATTGGTGCTGTTGGGAAAAACTTAACTGGTGGATTCGGTGCTCAAGGTGCGTCAACATTAACACAACAAGTTGTTAAAGACTCATTCTTAACGCAACAAAAATCTATCGGTCGTAAAGCTCAAGAAGCTTACCTCTCCTACCGTCTTGAACAAGAATATAGTAAAGATGAAATTTTCCAGTTACTTGAATAAAATTACTATTCTGACGGTGTAACAGGTGTTAAAGCTGCTGCTAGTATTACTTCAACAAGGACTTGAAGGACTTAAACTTAGCTGAAGAAGCTTATCTTGCAGGTTTACCACAGGTTCCAAACCTTATAACATCTATAACAATCCAAAAGAAGCTAACGATCGTAAAGATACAGTTCTTTACTTAATGCATAAACATCATAGAATTAGTGACAAGCAATATGCTGATGCTAAGAAGATCAATCTTAAAGCGAACTTAGTTGAACGTACTAAGAAAGAACGTCAAGTTAACGGTAATGAAAAAGATACAGAGTATGATTCATATGTTAACTTTGTTCAATCAGAATTAATGAACAACAAATACTTCAAAGACAAAACTTAGGTAATGTCTTACAAAGTGGTATTAAGATTTACACTAACATGGACAAAGATGTTCAAAAAACGCTTCAAGATCGTATTGATAATGGTGGTTCTAACTACTATAAAATGATGACCAACAAGTCGGTGCAACTATCTTAGATAGTAAAAACTGGTGGACTCGTAGCTATATCTGGTGGACGTAATTACAAAAACGTAGTTGAACGTAACCAAGCTACTGATGCACACCCTACTGGTTCTTCATTAAAACCATTCTTAGCTTATGGACCAGCTATTGAAAACATGCAATGGGCTACAAACCATGCGATTCAAGACGAATCATCATATTGGTTGATGGCTCAGAATTTAGAAACTATGACACTAAGAGTCATGGTAATGTATCTGCTTATGATGCTTTACGTCAAAGTTTCAACATTCCTGCCCTTAAAACTTGGCAACAAGTTAAAAAATCAGCAGGAAACGATGCACCTAAGAAATTCGCTTCAAAAGTTGGCTTAGATTATAGTGGTAAAATAGGTCCATCAGAAGTACTCGGTGGTTCATCTTCTGAATTCTCACCTACTCAATTAGCTTCTGCATTCGCTGCAATTGCTAATGGTGGTACTTATAACAATGCCCACTCTATTCAAAAGTTGTTACTCACGATGGTGACACGATTGAATATGATCATTCTAGTCACAAAGCGATGAAAGATTATACAGCTTACATGTTAGCTGA is from Anaerotignum faecicola and encodes:
- a CDS encoding Holliday junction resolvase RecU — translated: MNYPNGKPYSKNKSLDGRNPSPFSSNIEYGGRGMSLEKDIEHSNAYYLKSGIAVIHKKPTPVQIVNVHYPNEARL
- a CDS encoding Holliday junction resolvase RecU — protein: MINEAYFRTPSTTDYNGVYNGYYIDFEAKETKK
- a CDS encoding Holliday junction resolvase RecU; translated protein: MLWERYIQEIKKSITVEEIRKNGYHIPYQYQPRLDYLKAVIS
- a CDS encoding transglycosylase domain-containing protein is translated as MGAVGKNLTGGFGAQGASTLTQQVVKDSFLTQQKSIGRKAQEAYLSYRLEQEYSKDEIFQLLE
- a CDS encoding penicillin-binding transpeptidase domain-containing protein, which translates into the protein MGYKPCDSRRIIILVDGSEFRNYDTKSHGNVSAYDALRQSFNIPALKTWQQVKKSAGNDAPKKFASKVGLDYSGKIGPSEVLGGSSSEFSPTQLASAFAAIANGGTYNNAHSIQKLLLTMVTRLNMIILVTKR